A single Anopheles funestus chromosome 2RL, idAnoFuneDA-416_04, whole genome shotgun sequence DNA region contains:
- the LOC125761834 gene encoding tyrosine-protein phosphatase 10D isoform X3, translating into MQSAALERRKKMQPPTQHNHKQRERSGPARKSVEQRGTGRRKIVAPTGSNMRLTSALGVRELFLSTFLVVLVLAQQCNGADLVIEIPGNQGLDDSFYRLDYYPPIGNPASNATIPSRDVGDEIQFTNGLPGTRYNFWLYYTNSTHKDWLTWTVSITTAPDPPANLTVIPRSGKNVIINWSPPAQGNYSSFKLKILGLSDNFATNQTVAIEDNQFQYMVRDLTPGATYQVQAYTLYDGKESVAYTSRNFTTKPNTPGKFIVWFRNETTLLVLWQPPYPAGIYTHYKVSIEPPDALGSVLYVQKEGEPPGPAQAAFKGLVPGRAYNISVQTMSEDEISLPTTAQYRTVPLRPMNVTFDKKSITENSFKVMWEAPKGTSEFDKYQVSLSTSRRQQAVLRNDNENMAWLEFKENLDPGKTYQVVVKTVSGKVTSWPASGDVTLKPLPVKQLQSSTDSKTGVITISWKPDELSTQDEYRISYHELETNNGDSSTMSTNQTLFALETLLPGRNYSVTVQALSRKMESNETVIFVVTRPSSPIIEDLKSIREGLNISWKSDVNSKQDKYEVTYTRNDTNDGKTVLTTESRLVFTNLYPGAGYEVKVFAVSHGLRSEPHSYFQAVYPNPPRNMTIEKVTSNSVLVHWKPPERSEFTEYSIRYRTESEKQWIRLPSVKATEADVTDMTPGEKYTIQVNTVSYGVESPNPQQVNQTVRPNPVSNIAPLVDSNNITLEFPRPEGRVETYIIHWWPTEQPEQVSMKNFTETSTILPYPGTLSDDEKVVEEPPLVRLLIGDLMSGVMYNFKIQTISYGLTSDLTKLQTRTMPLIQSEVVIVNNMHTRDTVTLSYTPTPQQSSKFDLYRFSLGDPSIPDKEKLANDTDRKVTFTGLTPGRLYNITVWTVSGKVSSQPIQRQDRMFPDPITMLEATSINDTWIALKWDIPKGEYTSFEVQYLMNDSHYVQNYTVNNHITITDLKPHRNYTITVVVRSGTESSVLRVSLPISANFQTKEALPGRMDKFAPVDIQPSEITFEWSLPPNEQNGIIRQFTITYGLDGSQHTQVKDFRPNELRGSIKGLQPGKSYVFRIQAKTAIGYGPEHIWKQKMPILAPPKPETQVVPTEVGSSATTIEIRFRKHYFSDQNGVVTTYTIIIAEDDSKNASGLEMPSWRDVQSYSVWPPYQVIEPYYPFKNSSVEDFTIGTENCDAKKTGYCNGPLKSGTTYKVKVRAFTAPDKFTDTAYSYPIRTALLSVDAQDNTSLIVSITVPLLIIAMLVVLVLFLRRRRHTGRKTTEQRTNDNMSLPDSTIETSRPVLVKNFAEHYRMMSADSDFRFSEEFEELKHVGRDQPCTFADLPCNRPKNRFTNILPYDHSRFKLQPVDDEEGSDYINANYVPGHNSPREFIVTQGPLHSTRDDFWRMCWESNSRAIVMLTRTFEKGREKCDHYWPHDTVPVYYGDIKVTLLNDSHYPDWVITEFMMTRGEQQRIIRHFHFTTWPDFGVPNPPQTLARFVRAFRERVGPDQRPIVVHCSAGVGRSGTFITLDRILQQIQVSDYVDIFGIVWAMRKERVWMVQTEQQYICIHQCLLVVLEGKEGTEREIHDNQGYEEPRDDDDQQSEEQLLIENRSDDDLDEMAERAQHQENGTSSGGLETHELDRRRSGTVEIIDNELAMIEQPNFTTGETTEEELLDDEEEVEVTVDGLMVVSRIQSHAGSTVAPTVDGSHQQQQQQQLHSSSNNDRDQPSSGHDERSISSNGTNSNNSANSGYESSPHKRRSMPATSQERVHDRRSLSFSTGGGEIITKVDPSNVDSLQQQQTHPGGGQLQQQQILPPAQQQQQQQHAHQPTVGGGKLWKEER; encoded by the exons CAATGTAACGGTGCGGATCTTGTTATAGAAATACCGGGCAACCAAGGTTTAGATGATTCATTTTACCGGCTTGACTACTACCCACCGATCGGCAATCCGGCATCGAATGCAACGATACCATCGCGAGACGTCGGTGATGAGATACAGTTCACGAACGGGCTGCCCGGCACGCGTTACAACTTCTGGCTGTACTACACAAACTCCACCCACAAGGACTGGCTGACGTGGACGGTATCGATCACGACGGCACCTGATCCACCGGCCAACCTAACCGTGATACCGCGCAGTGGCAAAAATGTCATCATAAACTGGAGTCCACCGGCGCAGGGCAACTATTCGTCATTTAAGCTGAAGATTCTGGGACTTTCGGACAACTTCGCCACCAACCAGACGGTCGCGATCGAGGACAATCAATTCCAGTATATGGTGCGGGATCTAACGCCCGGTGCCACGTACCAGGTTCAGGCATATACGCTTTACGATGGCAAAGAGTCGGTGGCGTACACGAGCCGCAACTTCACTACGA AGCCTAATACGCCGGGAAAGTTTATCGTGTGGTTCCGTAATGAAACAACGCTGCTGGTACTGTGGCAACCGCCCTATCCGGCCGGGATATACACCCACTACAAGGTATCGATCGAACCACCGGATGCACTCGGCAGTGTGCTGTACGTGCAGAAGGAAGGTGAACCGCCCGGTCCGGCGCAAGCAGCCTTCAAAGGACTCGTACCGGGCAGAGCCTACAACATATCCGTGCAAACAATGTCTGAAGATGAGATATCGCTACCGACCACCGCACAGTACCGTACCGTCCCGTTACGCCCGATGAATGTAACGTTCGACAAAAAGTCCATCACAGAAAACTCGTTCAAAGTGATGTGGGAAGCGCCAAAGGGCACAAGCGAGTTCGACAAATATCAGGTCTCACTGTCCACGTCCCGGCGGCAGCAAGCCGTTCTGCGAAATGACAATGAAAATATGGCATGGCTAGAGTTCAAGGAAAATCTCGACCCGGGCAAAACGTACCAGGTGGTGGTGAAGACCGTTTCGGGGAAGGTAACGTCCTGGCCCGCCAGCGGTGACGTTACGCTGAAACCGCTCCCCGTGAAGCAATTGCAATCGTCCACCGATAGCAAAACGGGCGTTATTACCATCTCCTGGAAGCCGGACGAGCTGAGCACACAGGACGAGTACCGCATTAGCTATCACGAGCTGGAAACGAATAATGGCGATTCGAGCACGATGAGCACCAATCAAACCTTGTTTGCGCTGGAAACGCTACTTCCGGGGCGGAACTATTCCGTCACCGTGCAGGCACTGTCGCGTAAGATGGAATCCAACGAAACGGTGATCTTCGTTGTCACGCGACCCTCGTCACCCATCATTGAGGATCTGAAATCTATCCGCGAGGGGTTGAACATTAGCTGGAAGAGTGATGTGAACTCGAAGCAGGACAAATACGAGGTAACCTACACACGGAACGATACCAACGATGGGAAGACGGTACTGACGACGGAGAGTCGGCTGGTATTTACGAATCTCTATCCCGGCGCCGGTTATGAGGTGAAGGTATTTGCTGTGAGTCATGGACTGCGCAGTGAACCACATTCCTACTTCCAGGCTGTTT ATCCAAACCCACCGAGAAATATGACGATCGAGAAGGTAACGAGCAATTCGGTGCTCGTACATTGGAAACCACCGGAGCGTTCGGAATTCACCGAATACTCAATACGGTACCGAACGGAAAGTGAGAAGCAATGGATTCGGTTACCATCTGTGAAAGCTACCGAGGCGGACGTTACTGATATGACGCCGGGTGAAAAGTACACCATACAGGTGAATACCGTAAGCTACGGTGTGGAAAGTCCCAATCCGCAGCAGGTTAATCAAACGGTACGACCGAACCCGGTGTCCAATATTGCTCCGCTGGTAGACTCCAACAATATTACACTGGAGTTCCCACGACCGGAGGGCCGCGTTGAAACGTACATCATACATTGGTGGCCAACGGAACAACCGGAGCAAGTGTCGATGAAGAATTTCACCGAAACTAGCACAA TATTACCATATCCTGGAACACTGAGTGACGATGAAAAGGTGGTGGAGGAACCTCCTCTTGTACGACTTCTGATTGGAGATTTGATGTCCGGGGTGATGTACAACTTTAAAATCCAAACCATATCGTACGGTTTGACGAGCGATCTTACTAAGCTGCAGACGCGAACGATGCCACTGATCCAATCGGAAGTGGTGATCGTAAACAATATGCACACCCGTGACACGGTTACACTTAGCTACACGCCCACACCGCAGCAATCGTCAAAGTTTGATCTGTATCGATTCTCGCTGGGAGATCCCAGCATTCCAGATAAGGAAAAGTTAGCGAACGACACGGACCGGAAGGTAACGTTCACCGGACTCACTCCAGGTCGGCTGTATAACATCACTGTCTGGACCGTGAGTGGAAAGGTGTCGAGTCAACCGATCCAGCGACAGGATCGTATGTTCCCCGATCCGATTACTATGCTAGAGGCAACTAGCATCAATGATACCTGGATTGCGCTGAAATGGGACATTCCGAAAGGAGAGTACACATCGTTCGAGGTTCAGTATCTGATGAACGATTCGCACTACGTGCAGAACTACACGGTTAACAATCACATTACCATTACCGATCTAAAACCGCACCGTAACTATACCATTACGGTGGTAGTCCGTTCCGGAACAGAATCGAGTGTGCTACGGGTTAGTCTGCCGATTTCGGCGAACTTCCAAACCAAGGAAGCACTACCGGGCAGGATGGATAAGTTTGCTCCGGTTGACATTCAACCGAGTGAAATTACCTTCGAGTGGTCATTGCCACCTAACGAACAAAATGGCATAATACGCCAGTTTACCATCACGTACGGGTTGGATGGTTCGCAGCACACGCAGGTTAAGGACTTCCGACCGAATGAGCTGCGCGGTTCGATCAAAGGACTGCAGCCCGGCAAATCGTACGTGTTCCGCATCCAGGCCAAAACGGCTATTGGCTATGGGCCGGAACACATCTGGAAGCAGAAGATGCCAATTCTAGCACCACCGAAACCCGAAACGCAAGTGGTTCCGACGGAAGTCGGCAGTAGCGCTACAACGATTGAAATACGCTTCCGCAAGCATTATTTCAGCGATCAGAATGGAGTCGTGACCACGTACACGATAATAATTGCCGAAGATGATTCGAAGAATGCATCCGGGTTGGAGATGCCTAGCTGGCGCGATGTGCAATCGTACAGTGTGTGGCCACCGTATCAGGTTATCGAACCGTACTATCCGTTCAAGAACAGCTCGGTGGAAGATTTCACTATCGGCACGGAGAACTGTGATGCGAAGAAGACGGGTTACTGCAATGGTCCGCTGAAATCAGGCACCACGTACAAGGTGAAGGTGCGAGCATTCACTGCACCGGATAAGTTCACCGATACGGCTTACAGTTATCCCATCCGTACAG CTCTTCTTTCGGTGGATG CTCAGGACAATACGTCGCTCATCGTCTCCATCACAGTGCCATTATTGATCATTGCAATGCTGGTTGTCTTGGTACTGTTCCTCCGTCGACGACGACACACCGGTCGAAAAACCACCGAACAACGGACCAATGACAATATGTCCCTTCCGGACAGTACCATCGAAACGAGTCGTCCAGTGTTGGTAAAGAATTTTGCCGAACACTATCGCATGATGTCAGCTGATTCCGATTTTAG ATTTAGTGAAGAGTTTGAAGAACTTAAACATGTCGGCCGCGACCAACCATGCACATTCGCGGATCTACCGTGCAATAGGCCTAAGAATCGATTTACCAACATTTTACCATATGACCATTCCCGATTTAAACTACAACCCGTAGACGATGAGGAAGGCTCGGACTATATCAACGCTAACTATGTGCCG GGTCATAACTCTCCGAGAGAATTTATTGTGACGCAAGGTCCGTTACATTCGACGCGGGACGATTTCTGGCGAATGTGCTGGGAAAGCAATTCGCGTGCAATTGTGATGCTGACGCGCACCTTTGAGAAAGGTCGCGAGAAGTGCGATCACTACTGGCCGCACGATACCGTACCAGTATATTACGGTGATATTAAAGTGACACTACTTAACGATAGCCATTACCCTGATTGGGTCATCACCGAGTTTATGATGACAAGA GGTGAGCAACAGCGTATCATACGCCATTTCCACTTCACGACGTGGCCCGACTTTGGTGTGCCAAATCCTCCTCAAACGCTCGCACGATTCGTGCGAGCCTTCCGCGAACGTGTTGGGCCCGACCAGCGACCGATCGTGGTGCACTGTAGTGCCGGTGTCGGTCGATCGGGCACCTTCATCACACTGGACAGAATATTGCAGCAAATACAGGTGTCCGATTACGTTGACATCTTTGGCATCGTCTGGGCAATGCGAAAAG AACGTGTCTGGATGGTACAAACGGAGCAGCAATATATATGTATTCATCAGTGTTTGCTGGTCGTGCTCGAGGGTAAGGAGGGCACGGAGCGTGAAATTCACGACAATCAGGGCTACGAAG AGCCCCGAGATGACGATGATCAACAGTCGGAAGAGCAGCTACTAATAGAAAATCGTTCAGACGATGATCTGGATGAGATGGCGGAACGTGCGCAGCATCAAGAGAATGGCACTTCTTCGGGTGGTCTAGAAACTCATGAACTAGATCGGCGAAGAAGTGGAACTGTTGAGATAATCGACAATGAATTGGCCATGATAGAACAGCCCAATTTTACTACGGGAGAAACGACTGAAGAGGAGCTGCTAGATGATGAGGAAGAAGTTGAGGTAACAGTTGATGGGTTGATGGTTGTGTCGAGAATACAGTCACATGCTGGTTCCACCGTGGCACCCACCGTTGATGGAtcacatcagcagcaacagcagcaacagctgcaCTCTAGCAGCAATAATGATCGTGATCAGCCCTCATCCGGGCATGATGAACGTTCTATTAGTAGCAATGGAACAAATAGCAATAACAGTGCCAACAGTGGGTATGAATCCAGCCCACACAAACGTCGTTCAATGCCGGCAACCAGCCAAGAGCGGGTGCATGATCGACGATCGCTAAGCTTCTCCACCGGTGGAGGAGAAATCATTACCAAAGTGGACCCATCGAATGTAGATTctctgcaacagcagcaaacccaCCCAGGAGGAGGacaactgcagcagcaacaaatcctTCCACcggcacagcagcagcagcagcaacaacacgcCCATCAGCCAACGGTCGGTGGTGGGAAGCTGTGGAAGGAAGAAAGATGA
- the LOC125761834 gene encoding tyrosine-protein phosphatase 10D isoform X4: protein MQSAALERRKKMQPPTQHNHKQRERSGPARKSVEQRGTGRRKIVAPTGSNMRLTSALGVRELFLSTFLVVLVLAQQCNGADLVIEIPGNQGLDDSFYRLDYYPPIGNPASNATIPSRDVGDEIQFTNGLPGTRYNFWLYYTNSTHKDWLTWTVSITTAPDPPANLTVIPRSGKNVIINWSPPAQGNYSSFKLKILGLSDNFATNQTVAIEDNQFQYMVRDLTPGATYQVQAYTLYDGKESVAYTSRNFTTKPNTPGKFIVWFRNETTLLVLWQPPYPAGIYTHYKVSIEPPDALGSVLYVQKEGEPPGPAQAAFKGLVPGRAYNISVQTMSEDEISLPTTAQYRTVPLRPMNVTFDKKSITENSFKVMWEAPKGTSEFDKYQVSLSTSRRQQAVLRNDNENMAWLEFKENLDPGKTYQVVVKTVSGKVTSWPASGDVTLKPLPVKQLQSSTDSKTGVITISWKPDELSTQDEYRISYHELETNNGDSSTMSTNQTLFALETLLPGRNYSVTVQALSRKMESNETVIFVVTRPSSPIIEDLKSIREGLNISWKSDVNSKQDKYEVTYTRNDTNDGKTVLTTESRLVFTNLYPGAGYEVKVFAVSHGLRSEPHSYFQAVYPNPPRNMTIEKVTSNSVLVHWKPPERSEFTEYSIRYRTESEKQWIRLPSVKATEADVTDMTPGEKYTIQVNTVSYGVESPNPQQVNQTVRPNPVSNIAPLVDSNNITLEFPRPEGRVETYIIHWWPTEQPEQVSMKNFTETSTILPYPGTLSDDEKVVEEPPLVRLLIGDLMSGVMYNFKIQTISYGLTSDLTKLQTRTMPLIQSEVVIVNNMHTRDTVTLSYTPTPQQSSKFDLYRFSLGDPSIPDKEKLANDTDRKVTFTGLTPGRLYNITVWTVSGKVSSQPIQRQDRMFPDPITMLEATSINDTWIALKWDIPKGEYTSFEVQYLMNDSHYVQNYTVNNHITITDLKPHRNYTITVVVRSGTESSVLRVSLPISANFQTKEALPGRMDKFAPVDIQPSEITFEWSLPPNEQNGIIRQFTITYGLDGSQHTQVKDFRPNELRGSIKGLQPGKSYVFRIQAKTAIGYGPEHIWKQKMPILAPPKPETQVVPTEVGSSATTIEIRFRKHYFSDQNGVVTTYTIIIAEDDSKNASGLEMPSWRDVQSYSVWPPYQVIEPYYPFKNSSVEDFTIGTENCDAKKTGYCNGPLKSGTTYKVKVRAFTAPDKFTDTAYSYPIRTAQDNTSLIVSITVPLLIIAMLVVLVLFLRRRRHTGRKTTEQRTNDNMSLPDSTIETSRPVLVKNFAEHYRMMSADSDFRFSEEFEELKHVGRDQPCTFADLPCNRPKNRFTNILPYDHSRFKLQPVDDEEGSDYINANYVPGHNSPREFIVTQGPLHSTRDDFWRMCWESNSRAIVMLTRTFEKGREKCDHYWPHDTVPVYYGDIKVTLLNDSHYPDWVITEFMMTRGEQQRIIRHFHFTTWPDFGVPNPPQTLARFVRAFRERVGPDQRPIVVHCSAGVGRSGTFITLDRILQQIQVSDYVDIFGIVWAMRKERVWMVQTEQQYICIHQCLLVVLEGKEGTEREIHDNQGYEEPRDDDDQQSEEQLLIENRSDDDLDEMAERAQHQENGTSSGGLETHELDRRRSGTVEIIDNELAMIEQPNFTTGETTEEELLDDEEEVEVTVDGLMVVSRIQSHAGSTVAPTVDGSHQQQQQQQLHSSSNNDRDQPSSGHDERSISSNGTNSNNSANSGYESSPHKRRSMPATSQERVHDRRSLSFSTGGGEIITKVDPSNVDSLQQQQTHPGGGQLQQQQILPPAQQQQQQQHAHQPTVGGGKLWKEER from the exons CAATGTAACGGTGCGGATCTTGTTATAGAAATACCGGGCAACCAAGGTTTAGATGATTCATTTTACCGGCTTGACTACTACCCACCGATCGGCAATCCGGCATCGAATGCAACGATACCATCGCGAGACGTCGGTGATGAGATACAGTTCACGAACGGGCTGCCCGGCACGCGTTACAACTTCTGGCTGTACTACACAAACTCCACCCACAAGGACTGGCTGACGTGGACGGTATCGATCACGACGGCACCTGATCCACCGGCCAACCTAACCGTGATACCGCGCAGTGGCAAAAATGTCATCATAAACTGGAGTCCACCGGCGCAGGGCAACTATTCGTCATTTAAGCTGAAGATTCTGGGACTTTCGGACAACTTCGCCACCAACCAGACGGTCGCGATCGAGGACAATCAATTCCAGTATATGGTGCGGGATCTAACGCCCGGTGCCACGTACCAGGTTCAGGCATATACGCTTTACGATGGCAAAGAGTCGGTGGCGTACACGAGCCGCAACTTCACTACGA AGCCTAATACGCCGGGAAAGTTTATCGTGTGGTTCCGTAATGAAACAACGCTGCTGGTACTGTGGCAACCGCCCTATCCGGCCGGGATATACACCCACTACAAGGTATCGATCGAACCACCGGATGCACTCGGCAGTGTGCTGTACGTGCAGAAGGAAGGTGAACCGCCCGGTCCGGCGCAAGCAGCCTTCAAAGGACTCGTACCGGGCAGAGCCTACAACATATCCGTGCAAACAATGTCTGAAGATGAGATATCGCTACCGACCACCGCACAGTACCGTACCGTCCCGTTACGCCCGATGAATGTAACGTTCGACAAAAAGTCCATCACAGAAAACTCGTTCAAAGTGATGTGGGAAGCGCCAAAGGGCACAAGCGAGTTCGACAAATATCAGGTCTCACTGTCCACGTCCCGGCGGCAGCAAGCCGTTCTGCGAAATGACAATGAAAATATGGCATGGCTAGAGTTCAAGGAAAATCTCGACCCGGGCAAAACGTACCAGGTGGTGGTGAAGACCGTTTCGGGGAAGGTAACGTCCTGGCCCGCCAGCGGTGACGTTACGCTGAAACCGCTCCCCGTGAAGCAATTGCAATCGTCCACCGATAGCAAAACGGGCGTTATTACCATCTCCTGGAAGCCGGACGAGCTGAGCACACAGGACGAGTACCGCATTAGCTATCACGAGCTGGAAACGAATAATGGCGATTCGAGCACGATGAGCACCAATCAAACCTTGTTTGCGCTGGAAACGCTACTTCCGGGGCGGAACTATTCCGTCACCGTGCAGGCACTGTCGCGTAAGATGGAATCCAACGAAACGGTGATCTTCGTTGTCACGCGACCCTCGTCACCCATCATTGAGGATCTGAAATCTATCCGCGAGGGGTTGAACATTAGCTGGAAGAGTGATGTGAACTCGAAGCAGGACAAATACGAGGTAACCTACACACGGAACGATACCAACGATGGGAAGACGGTACTGACGACGGAGAGTCGGCTGGTATTTACGAATCTCTATCCCGGCGCCGGTTATGAGGTGAAGGTATTTGCTGTGAGTCATGGACTGCGCAGTGAACCACATTCCTACTTCCAGGCTGTTT ATCCAAACCCACCGAGAAATATGACGATCGAGAAGGTAACGAGCAATTCGGTGCTCGTACATTGGAAACCACCGGAGCGTTCGGAATTCACCGAATACTCAATACGGTACCGAACGGAAAGTGAGAAGCAATGGATTCGGTTACCATCTGTGAAAGCTACCGAGGCGGACGTTACTGATATGACGCCGGGTGAAAAGTACACCATACAGGTGAATACCGTAAGCTACGGTGTGGAAAGTCCCAATCCGCAGCAGGTTAATCAAACGGTACGACCGAACCCGGTGTCCAATATTGCTCCGCTGGTAGACTCCAACAATATTACACTGGAGTTCCCACGACCGGAGGGCCGCGTTGAAACGTACATCATACATTGGTGGCCAACGGAACAACCGGAGCAAGTGTCGATGAAGAATTTCACCGAAACTAGCACAA TATTACCATATCCTGGAACACTGAGTGACGATGAAAAGGTGGTGGAGGAACCTCCTCTTGTACGACTTCTGATTGGAGATTTGATGTCCGGGGTGATGTACAACTTTAAAATCCAAACCATATCGTACGGTTTGACGAGCGATCTTACTAAGCTGCAGACGCGAACGATGCCACTGATCCAATCGGAAGTGGTGATCGTAAACAATATGCACACCCGTGACACGGTTACACTTAGCTACACGCCCACACCGCAGCAATCGTCAAAGTTTGATCTGTATCGATTCTCGCTGGGAGATCCCAGCATTCCAGATAAGGAAAAGTTAGCGAACGACACGGACCGGAAGGTAACGTTCACCGGACTCACTCCAGGTCGGCTGTATAACATCACTGTCTGGACCGTGAGTGGAAAGGTGTCGAGTCAACCGATCCAGCGACAGGATCGTATGTTCCCCGATCCGATTACTATGCTAGAGGCAACTAGCATCAATGATACCTGGATTGCGCTGAAATGGGACATTCCGAAAGGAGAGTACACATCGTTCGAGGTTCAGTATCTGATGAACGATTCGCACTACGTGCAGAACTACACGGTTAACAATCACATTACCATTACCGATCTAAAACCGCACCGTAACTATACCATTACGGTGGTAGTCCGTTCCGGAACAGAATCGAGTGTGCTACGGGTTAGTCTGCCGATTTCGGCGAACTTCCAAACCAAGGAAGCACTACCGGGCAGGATGGATAAGTTTGCTCCGGTTGACATTCAACCGAGTGAAATTACCTTCGAGTGGTCATTGCCACCTAACGAACAAAATGGCATAATACGCCAGTTTACCATCACGTACGGGTTGGATGGTTCGCAGCACACGCAGGTTAAGGACTTCCGACCGAATGAGCTGCGCGGTTCGATCAAAGGACTGCAGCCCGGCAAATCGTACGTGTTCCGCATCCAGGCCAAAACGGCTATTGGCTATGGGCCGGAACACATCTGGAAGCAGAAGATGCCAATTCTAGCACCACCGAAACCCGAAACGCAAGTGGTTCCGACGGAAGTCGGCAGTAGCGCTACAACGATTGAAATACGCTTCCGCAAGCATTATTTCAGCGATCAGAATGGAGTCGTGACCACGTACACGATAATAATTGCCGAAGATGATTCGAAGAATGCATCCGGGTTGGAGATGCCTAGCTGGCGCGATGTGCAATCGTACAGTGTGTGGCCACCGTATCAGGTTATCGAACCGTACTATCCGTTCAAGAACAGCTCGGTGGAAGATTTCACTATCGGCACGGAGAACTGTGATGCGAAGAAGACGGGTTACTGCAATGGTCCGCTGAAATCAGGCACCACGTACAAGGTGAAGGTGCGAGCATTCACTGCACCGGATAAGTTCACCGATACGGCTTACAGTTATCCCATCCGTACAG CTCAGGACAATACGTCGCTCATCGTCTCCATCACAGTGCCATTATTGATCATTGCAATGCTGGTTGTCTTGGTACTGTTCCTCCGTCGACGACGACACACCGGTCGAAAAACCACCGAACAACGGACCAATGACAATATGTCCCTTCCGGACAGTACCATCGAAACGAGTCGTCCAGTGTTGGTAAAGAATTTTGCCGAACACTATCGCATGATGTCAGCTGATTCCGATTTTAG ATTTAGTGAAGAGTTTGAAGAACTTAAACATGTCGGCCGCGACCAACCATGCACATTCGCGGATCTACCGTGCAATAGGCCTAAGAATCGATTTACCAACATTTTACCATATGACCATTCCCGATTTAAACTACAACCCGTAGACGATGAGGAAGGCTCGGACTATATCAACGCTAACTATGTGCCG GGTCATAACTCTCCGAGAGAATTTATTGTGACGCAAGGTCCGTTACATTCGACGCGGGACGATTTCTGGCGAATGTGCTGGGAAAGCAATTCGCGTGCAATTGTGATGCTGACGCGCACCTTTGAGAAAGGTCGCGAGAAGTGCGATCACTACTGGCCGCACGATACCGTACCAGTATATTACGGTGATATTAAAGTGACACTACTTAACGATAGCCATTACCCTGATTGGGTCATCACCGAGTTTATGATGACAAGA GGTGAGCAACAGCGTATCATACGCCATTTCCACTTCACGACGTGGCCCGACTTTGGTGTGCCAAATCCTCCTCAAACGCTCGCACGATTCGTGCGAGCCTTCCGCGAACGTGTTGGGCCCGACCAGCGACCGATCGTGGTGCACTGTAGTGCCGGTGTCGGTCGATCGGGCACCTTCATCACACTGGACAGAATATTGCAGCAAATACAGGTGTCCGATTACGTTGACATCTTTGGCATCGTCTGGGCAATGCGAAAAG AACGTGTCTGGATGGTACAAACGGAGCAGCAATATATATGTATTCATCAGTGTTTGCTGGTCGTGCTCGAGGGTAAGGAGGGCACGGAGCGTGAAATTCACGACAATCAGGGCTACGAAG AGCCCCGAGATGACGATGATCAACAGTCGGAAGAGCAGCTACTAATAGAAAATCGTTCAGACGATGATCTGGATGAGATGGCGGAACGTGCGCAGCATCAAGAGAATGGCACTTCTTCGGGTGGTCTAGAAACTCATGAACTAGATCGGCGAAGAAGTGGAACTGTTGAGATAATCGACAATGAATTGGCCATGATAGAACAGCCCAATTTTACTACGGGAGAAACGACTGAAGAGGAGCTGCTAGATGATGAGGAAGAAGTTGAGGTAACAGTTGATGGGTTGATGGTTGTGTCGAGAATACAGTCACATGCTGGTTCCACCGTGGCACCCACCGTTGATGGAtcacatcagcagcaacagcagcaacagctgcaCTCTAGCAGCAATAATGATCGTGATCAGCCCTCATCCGGGCATGATGAACGTTCTATTAGTAGCAATGGAACAAATAGCAATAACAGTGCCAACAGTGGGTATGAATCCAGCCCACACAAACGTCGTTCAATGCCGGCAACCAGCCAAGAGCGGGTGCATGATCGACGATCGCTAAGCTTCTCCACCGGTGGAGGAGAAATCATTACCAAAGTGGACCCATCGAATGTAGATTctctgcaacagcagcaaacccaCCCAGGAGGAGGacaactgcagcagcaacaaatcctTCCACcggcacagcagcagcagcagcaacaacacgcCCATCAGCCAACGGTCGGTGGTGGGAAGCTGTGGAAGGAAGAAAGATGA